Within Sporosarcina sp. PTS2304, the genomic segment ACCTAAAACCCCAAGTGTAGGTGCGTATGTTCCTGCCTGCGTGAATATCAATGCTCCTACCGAATGCCGCTCTTGCATCGCTTCTACTTCCTCGCTGAGTACGTCACGGATGTAATCGGCATTTTGCCCATCAATCGCCAAACCTAATCCATTTTTTAAAAACGGATCATCAATCTCATCAGTTTTCGCTTCTAATGCCAGTAATCCTTCACGTCTCGCTACATCTGCCCAAGAAGAAAATAAACGGATTAAATCTGCATCGGAAGTAAATTTTTGTTGGGTAAAAATAATTTTGAATAATTTAGGTACTTTTTTCAACTCAGTCATCGGGAATGCGATAACAACAGCCGCAATCGTTCCAGCGATGATGATGAGTATGGCTGCGGGGTTAATCAATGCGTCAGGCGTTACACCTTTAAGCGTCATCCCGACAAGCAATGCCACGAAACCAAGTATTAATCCTACTACTGTGGATAAATCCATATTAAAAGCCTCCAAGTCCTGCGTTCTTCTTCTTATTATTTCGGTCATTAGTTATCTTTCTTTA encodes:
- the motA gene encoding flagellar motor stator protein MotA, producing MDLSTVVGLILGFVALLVGMTLKGVTPDALINPAAILIIIAGTIAAVVIAFPMTELKKVPKLFKIIFTQQKFTSDADLIRLFSSWADVARREGLLALEAKTDEIDDPFLKNGLGLAIDGQNADYIRDVLSEEVEAMQERHSVGALIFTQAGTYAPTLGVLGAVVGLIAALKDMNNIDALGHAISAAFIATLLGIFTGYVLWHPFANKLVRKSKEEVRQRSMVIEGILSVLEGEAPRVIEQKLASYLSVEDRKKLAMDSGEGAGKVGQET